A single Rubrivivax gelatinosus IL144 DNA region contains:
- a CDS encoding DMT family transporter, with the protein MTRRDLGELFLLASLWGGSFLFMRLGAADFGPAALVFVRVAGAALMLVPLVLLRGEGAALARHWRPIAVVGLLNSALPFACYMVAALVLSAGLSSIFNATTPLWAALIAWAWLGDRPTRPRLLGLAIGFAGVLAVGLHNASFKPGEHGVSPAAGIVLCLVATLCYGLAASYTKKRLAGVPPMAVAGGSQLAAAVFTLGPALWWWPAQTPGAAAWGGAAVLAFACTGFAYWLFFRLIAHAGPANAVSVTFLVPAFAVLWGWLFLGERLSVATVAGCAVVLLGTALATGVLPRRRA; encoded by the coding sequence GTGACGCGGCGCGACCTGGGCGAGCTGTTCCTGCTCGCGTCGCTGTGGGGCGGCTCCTTCCTCTTCATGCGCCTGGGCGCGGCCGACTTCGGCCCGGCGGCGCTGGTCTTCGTGCGGGTCGCCGGGGCGGCGCTGATGCTCGTGCCGCTGGTGCTGCTGCGCGGCGAAGGCGCGGCGCTGGCCCGCCACTGGCGGCCGATCGCCGTCGTCGGGCTGCTGAACTCGGCGCTGCCCTTCGCCTGCTACATGGTCGCGGCGCTGGTGCTGAGCGCCGGGCTGTCGTCGATCTTCAACGCGACGACGCCACTGTGGGCGGCGCTGATCGCCTGGGCCTGGCTCGGCGACCGGCCGACCCGGCCGCGCCTGCTGGGGCTGGCGATCGGTTTCGCCGGCGTGCTCGCCGTGGGCCTGCACAACGCCAGCTTCAAACCCGGCGAACACGGCGTCAGCCCGGCCGCCGGCATCGTGCTGTGCCTGGTGGCGACGCTGTGTTATGGCCTCGCCGCCAGCTACACCAAGAAGCGCCTGGCCGGCGTGCCGCCGATGGCGGTGGCCGGCGGCAGCCAGCTCGCCGCGGCGGTGTTCACGCTGGGCCCGGCGCTGTGGTGGTGGCCGGCGCAGACGCCGGGTGCGGCGGCTTGGGGCGGCGCGGCGGTGCTGGCCTTCGCCTGCACCGGCTTTGCCTACTGGCTGTTCTTCCGCCTGATCGCCCACGCCGGGCCGGCCAACGCGGTGTCGGTGACCTTTCTGGTGCCGGCCTTCGCGGTGCTCTGGGGCTGGCTGTTCCTCGGCGAACGGCTGTCGGTGGCCACAGTGGCCGGCTGCGCCGTCGTGCTGCTGGGCACGGCGCTGGCGACCGGGGTGCTGCCGCGGCGGCGGGCTTGA
- a CDS encoding DUF3717 domain-containing protein: MADLHLDDLEAAINWWRERSPSPDGVTACAEVRALAEVYAPLVRERRSTIDEDTLPPAARAAWLAWYASTPDAPCIAICSTTQGDAVCKGCGRTFDEIQHWPVLTPAEKRAVWRRITAEGTAWRFNRYAERAARGVS, encoded by the coding sequence ATGGCCGACCTGCACCTCGACGACCTCGAAGCCGCCATCAACTGGTGGCGTGAACGTTCCCCCTCGCCCGACGGCGTGACCGCCTGCGCCGAGGTGCGTGCGCTGGCCGAGGTCTACGCGCCGCTGGTGCGCGAGCGCCGCAGCACGATAGACGAGGACACGCTGCCGCCGGCCGCCCGCGCCGCCTGGCTGGCCTGGTACGCCAGCACGCCCGACGCGCCCTGCATCGCGATCTGCTCGACGACGCAGGGCGACGCGGTCTGCAAAGGCTGCGGCCGGACCTTCGACGAGATCCAGCACTGGCCGGTCCTGACGCCGGCCGAAAAACGCGCCGTCTGGCGCCGCATCACCGCCGAAGGCACGGCCTGGCGCTTCAACCGTTATGCCGAACGCGCGGCGCGGGGGGTGAGTTGA
- a CDS encoding MATE family efflux transporter, with protein MSALGPSAGRDEPVPEPFPAPPPGRAARLADSGRRIAKLAWPVFVGQLSVLAFSTVDTLLVARHSAADLAALAVGSAAYITTFVGFMGVVMALAPIVGQLFGAGRPADAGRQLHQAVWIALVFSAIGCALLLFPTPFLALAKATPEQADKVRGYLAALAVALPASLLFTAYRAFNVAVSRPKAVMALQLGALAFKVPLSTALVFGVPALGLPSLGVLGCGIATAVAMWAQTLGAFVLLRRDPFYAGFQLRGRGLDAPDRPAIGAQLRLGLPSGAAVLVEVSGFTFMAIFIARLGETPVAGHQIAANLVSLLFMLPLAIANGASTLVAQRIGARDLPAARRLGWHGVIIGAGLAVFNGGALYLLREPVIGLYTRDLAVAAAALPLLAFVALFHVADATQTVAAFVLRAWRIATVPLVINATALWGVGLAGGYLLAFDPLGVVPAALHGARGFWIASTAGLVLTAAALSGFLAWTLRRQRRAAA; from the coding sequence TTGAGCGCGCTGGGGCCGTCGGCCGGGCGCGACGAGCCGGTTCCCGAACCCTTCCCCGCACCGCCCCCGGGCCGCGCCGCACGCCTGGCCGACAGCGGCCGGCGCATCGCCAAGCTGGCCTGGCCGGTGTTCGTCGGCCAGCTCTCGGTGCTGGCCTTCAGCACGGTGGACACGCTGCTGGTGGCGCGCCACTCGGCCGCCGACCTGGCGGCGCTGGCCGTCGGCAGCGCCGCCTACATCACGACCTTCGTCGGCTTCATGGGCGTGGTGATGGCGCTGGCGCCGATCGTCGGCCAGCTCTTCGGCGCCGGCCGCCCGGCCGACGCCGGGCGCCAGCTGCACCAGGCGGTGTGGATCGCGCTCGTGTTCTCGGCCATCGGCTGCGCGCTGCTGCTGTTCCCGACGCCCTTCCTGGCGCTGGCCAAGGCGACGCCCGAGCAGGCCGACAAGGTGCGCGGCTATCTCGCGGCGCTGGCGGTGGCGCTACCGGCCTCGCTGCTGTTCACCGCCTACCGGGCGTTCAACGTCGCGGTGTCGAGGCCCAAGGCGGTGATGGCGCTGCAGCTCGGCGCGCTGGCCTTCAAGGTCCCGTTGTCGACGGCGCTGGTGTTCGGCGTGCCGGCGCTCGGCCTGCCGTCGCTGGGCGTGCTGGGCTGCGGCATCGCCACCGCGGTGGCGATGTGGGCGCAGACGCTCGGCGCCTTCGTGCTGCTGCGCCGCGACCCGTTCTACGCCGGCTTCCAGCTGCGCGGCCGCGGGCTGGATGCGCCCGACCGCCCGGCGATCGGCGCCCAGCTGCGGCTGGGGCTGCCTTCGGGGGCGGCGGTGCTGGTCGAGGTCTCGGGCTTCACCTTCATGGCGATCTTCATCGCCCGGCTGGGCGAGACGCCGGTGGCCGGGCACCAGATCGCGGCCAACCTGGTGTCGCTGCTGTTCATGCTGCCGCTGGCCATCGCCAACGGCGCCTCGACGCTGGTCGCGCAGCGCATCGGCGCCCGCGACCTGCCGGCCGCGCGCCGGCTGGGCTGGCACGGCGTGATCATCGGCGCCGGGCTGGCGGTGTTCAACGGCGGCGCGCTGTACCTGCTGCGCGAGCCGGTGATCGGGCTGTACACGCGCGACCTGGCGGTGGCCGCCGCGGCGCTGCCGCTGCTGGCCTTCGTCGCCCTGTTCCACGTCGCCGACGCGACGCAGACCGTAGCCGCCTTCGTGCTGCGCGCCTGGCGCATCGCCACCGTGCCGCTGGTCATCAACGCCACCGCGCTGTGGGGCGTGGGCCTGGCCGGCGGCTACCTGCTGGCCTTCGACCCGCTGGGCGTGGTGCCGGCCGCGCTGCACGGCGCACGCGGCTTCTGGATCGCGTCGACCGCCGGGCTGGTGCTGACCGCCGCGGCCTTGTCGGGCTTTCTCGCCTGGACGCTGCGGCGGCAGCGCCGCGCCGCCGCCTGA